A region from the Vibrio sp. SS-MA-C1-2 genome encodes:
- the dut gene encoding dUTP diphosphatase, which yields MKNIDLKILDPRIGEQFPLPAYATSGSAGLDLRACLDEALTINPGETHLVPTGLAIHIGDPSLAATILPRSGLGHKHGIVLGNLVGLIDSDYQGQLMVSVWNRGNDSFTIEVGDRIAQLVFVPVVQAQFNIVNDFDESDRGEGGFGHSGRQ from the coding sequence ATGAAAAATATCGATCTGAAAATTCTCGACCCTCGTATTGGTGAGCAATTTCCACTTCCAGCTTACGCGACAAGTGGCTCAGCGGGACTTGATCTCCGTGCTTGCCTTGACGAAGCATTAACCATTAATCCTGGTGAGACTCATCTTGTTCCAACTGGATTGGCTATTCATATTGGTGATCCATCACTGGCTGCGACCATTCTTCCTCGCTCAGGCCTTGGTCACAAACACGGTATCGTCTTGGGTAACTTAGTGGGTTTGATTGATTCAGACTACCAAGGACAGCTAATGGTTTCTGTTTGGAACCGAGGTAACGACAGCTTTACCATTGAAGTTGGTGATCGTATCGCTCAGCTGGTTTTCGTTCCTGTGGTACAGGCGCAATTCAATATTGTTAACGATTTCGATGAATCTGATCGCGGTGAAGGCGGATTTGGTCACTCTGGGCGTCAATAA
- the slmA gene encoding nucleoid occlusion factor SlmA yields MAGNKKNSRRDDILQALAQMLESNQGNQRITTAKLAAQVGVSEAALYRHFPSKARMFEGLIQYIEDSLTSRINLILDDEKDTMTRLRLILLLILGFSEKNPGLSRIMTGHALMFEQERLQARINQLFERIETQIKQILRERKIREGTAFAIDESILSAQLLGQVEGSLSRYVRSNFRYKPTDNFEQYWELLSLQIK; encoded by the coding sequence ATGGCTGGTAATAAAAAAAATAGTCGCCGTGATGATATTCTTCAAGCATTGGCTCAGATGCTAGAATCTAATCAAGGAAATCAAAGGATTACAACAGCCAAATTAGCGGCTCAAGTAGGTGTATCAGAAGCTGCTCTCTATCGACACTTCCCAAGTAAAGCTCGGATGTTTGAAGGGCTCATTCAATATATTGAAGATTCATTAACATCAAGAATTAATCTTATTCTTGATGATGAAAAAGATACCATGACTCGCCTACGACTCATTCTTTTGCTTATTTTAGGCTTTAGTGAAAAGAATCCGGGGCTTTCTCGAATTATGACTGGTCATGCGTTGATGTTTGAACAGGAGCGCTTACAGGCTCGTATTAATCAGCTATTTGAGCGTATTGAAACTCAAATAAAACAGATTTTACGTGAAAGAAAAATTCGTGAAGGAACGGCCTTTGCCATCGATGAGTCAATCTTATCGGCACAGCTTTTAGGCCAAGTTGAAGGGAGTTTATCTCGCTATGTTCGTTCTAACTTTAGATACAAGCCAACGGATAACTTTGAGCAGTATTGGGAACTTCTCTCTCTACAGATAAAATAG
- the pyrE gene encoding orotate phosphoribosyltransferase — translation MKTYQREFIEFALEKQVLKFGEFTLKSGRISPYFFNAGLFNTGRDLARLGRFYAEALVDANIDYDLLFGPAYKGIPIATTTAVALSEHHDIDLPYCFNRKEAKNHGEGGNLVGSELTGKVMLVDDVITAGTAIRESMEIIAANDADLAGVLISLDRQERGKGELSAIQEVERDFGCKVISIVTLNDLIAYLEERGDMADSLASVTAYRAEYGVA, via the coding sequence ATGAAAACCTACCAACGTGAATTTATTGAGTTTGCTCTAGAGAAGCAAGTATTAAAGTTTGGCGAATTTACCTTAAAGTCAGGCCGCATTAGCCCATACTTTTTTAATGCTGGGCTGTTCAATACAGGACGTGATTTAGCACGATTAGGTCGGTTTTATGCAGAAGCGTTAGTCGATGCTAACATTGATTACGACCTACTCTTTGGCCCTGCTTATAAAGGGATCCCAATCGCGACAACAACTGCGGTTGCCCTATCGGAGCATCATGATATTGATCTACCGTATTGCTTTAACCGCAAAGAAGCAAAGAATCATGGTGAAGGTGGCAATCTTGTCGGAAGTGAACTGACGGGTAAAGTGATGCTGGTGGATGATGTGATCACAGCAGGTACGGCGATTCGTGAATCGATGGAAATTATTGCAGCGAATGATGCAGATTTAGCGGGTGTGCTTATCTCTTTAGATCGTCAAGAGCGCGGTAAAGGTGAGTTATCTGCCATTCAAGAAGTGGAGCGTGACTTTGGCTGTAAAGTTATCTCTATCGTGACACTGAATGATTTAATCGCCTATCTTGAAGAGCGTGGCGACATGGCAGACTCACTGGCTTCAGTTACGGCTTATCGCGCAGAGTATGGTGTAGCTTAA
- the rph gene encoding ribonuclease PH, translated as MRPSGRVAEQVRDITFTRDFTLYAEGSVLVEFGNTKVLCNATVEEGVPRFLKGKGQGWVSAEYSMLPRATHTRNRRESSTGKQGGRTMEIQRLIARSLRAAVDLKKLGDYTITVDCDVIQADGGTRTASITGACVALADAINKLVEQGKLKESPLKGMIAAVSVGIYKGEPICDLEYLEDSDADTDMNVVMTEDGRMIEVQGTAEAEPFSHEELISMLALAKGGIDDIITKQKAALAD; from the coding sequence ATGCGTCCAAGTGGAAGAGTAGCCGAGCAAGTTCGTGATATCACATTTACCCGAGACTTTACCCTTTATGCAGAAGGGTCTGTATTGGTTGAGTTTGGCAATACTAAAGTGTTGTGTAACGCAACGGTAGAAGAGGGTGTGCCACGCTTTCTAAAAGGCAAAGGACAGGGTTGGGTCTCTGCTGAATATTCAATGTTACCGCGTGCAACTCACACTCGTAACCGTCGTGAATCTTCGACAGGTAAGCAAGGTGGACGCACGATGGAAATCCAACGTCTGATTGCGCGTAGTCTTCGTGCTGCGGTTGATCTTAAGAAGTTAGGCGATTACACCATTACGGTTGATTGTGACGTTATCCAAGCCGATGGCGGAACACGTACCGCTTCGATTACGGGTGCTTGTGTTGCTCTTGCTGATGCGATTAATAAATTGGTTGAGCAAGGCAAGTTAAAAGAGAGTCCATTAAAAGGGATGATCGCGGCAGTGTCTGTGGGTATTTATAAAGGTGAGCCAATCTGTGATCTTGAATACCTAGAAGACTCAGATGCCGATACCGACATGAATGTGGTCATGACGGAAGATGGTCGAATGATTGAGGTGCAAGGTACCGCAGAAGCAGAACCTTTCAGCCATGAAGAATTAATCTCAATGCTGGCGCTAGCTAAGGGCGGCATTGACGATATTATTACTAAACAGAAGGCCGCATTGGCTGACTAA
- a CDS encoding YicC/YloC family endoribonuclease — MIHSMTAYARREVKAEWGSAVWEIRSVNQRYLETFIRLPEQFRSLEPVLRERFRKRLARGKVECHLRFEANAATPKELKVNEALAQQVINAAKTIKDLSGEGSINPFQVLQWPGVMEAEEQDLDSINKDLLVAFDQALNDFIAARASEGENMKALIDQRLETITIEAAKVRQAMPEIINWQRDRLNKRFEDAKVDLDPTRLEQELILLAQKVDVAEEVDRLDSHVKETTAIMKKGGAVGRRLDFMMQEFNRESNTLASKAINTDITTSAVEMKVLIEQMREQIQNIE; from the coding sequence ATGATTCATAGTATGACCGCCTACGCACGCCGTGAAGTAAAAGCGGAATGGGGTTCGGCCGTTTGGGAAATCCGTTCGGTTAATCAACGTTACTTAGAGACATTTATCCGTCTTCCTGAGCAGTTCCGCAGTTTAGAGCCCGTGCTTCGGGAGCGTTTTCGTAAGCGTCTTGCTCGCGGTAAAGTTGAATGCCATCTGCGCTTTGAAGCCAACGCAGCGACACCTAAAGAGTTAAAAGTGAACGAAGCTTTGGCTCAACAGGTGATTAATGCCGCGAAAACCATTAAAGATCTTTCTGGCGAAGGCAGCATTAACCCCTTCCAAGTTCTTCAGTGGCCGGGCGTTATGGAAGCGGAAGAGCAAGATTTAGATAGCATCAATAAAGATCTTCTTGTTGCTTTTGATCAAGCATTAAACGACTTTATTGCCGCACGAGCAAGTGAAGGTGAAAACATGAAGGCGCTTATCGATCAGCGTCTAGAAACCATCACCATCGAAGCCGCTAAAGTCCGTCAAGCAATGCCTGAGATCATCAATTGGCAGCGTGACCGTCTTAATAAGCGCTTTGAAGATGCGAAAGTCGATTTAGATCCAACCCGCCTAGAGCAAGAACTTATCTTACTGGCTCAAAAAGTGGATGTAGCTGAAGAGGTGGATCGTTTAGACTCTCACGTCAAAGAGACAACCGCAATTATGAAGAAAGGTGGAGCAGTTGGTCGTCGTCTTGACTTTATGATGCAAGAATTTAACCGTGAATCAAACACGTTAGCATCAAAAGCGATCAATACAGACATCACCACCTCTGCGGTTGAGATGAAAGTCCTTATCGAACAGATGCGTGAGCAGATCCAGAATATTGAGTAG